A single region of the Thermococcus paralvinellae genome encodes:
- a CDS encoding ATP-binding protein, with product MKILVAGKGGVGKTTISALLAHILADKGYNILALDTDSVPNLAQSLGIPFEEALEVVPLSRNEKLAEERTGAKPGEGWGVLFSLTPKVDDLAEQYGIKIKPNLKLVVVGSIEQSKEGCLCPALALARAFLLHVLLSEKDIVIVDSEAGAEVFGRGLAEKFDAMICVAEPTLKSLLIARKLIEMGKQLNIPHIILVINKVRNSIKASQLYAKVFSDSTPYHLVSFDESVIYTDNEGKGVDAIPKDSAVYKDVEALAKRILSIKKRSKVL from the coding sequence ATGAAGATACTTGTTGCTGGAAAGGGAGGGGTCGGAAAAACCACGATTTCAGCTTTATTGGCCCATATCTTAGCCGATAAGGGGTATAACATACTGGCTTTGGACACAGATTCGGTTCCAAATCTTGCTCAAAGTTTAGGAATTCCATTCGAAGAAGCTTTAGAAGTTGTCCCCCTTTCACGGAATGAAAAGCTTGCAGAGGAAAGAACTGGAGCAAAACCAGGAGAAGGATGGGGAGTTTTGTTCTCACTGACTCCAAAAGTCGATGATTTGGCTGAACAATATGGTATAAAAATAAAGCCAAACTTGAAGCTTGTAGTAGTTGGAAGCATAGAGCAGAGTAAAGAAGGTTGTCTATGTCCAGCGTTAGCTCTCGCAAGAGCATTTTTGCTGCATGTTTTGCTATCTGAAAAGGATATTGTTATTGTAGATAGCGAAGCTGGAGCGGAGGTTTTCGGAAGAGGATTGGCAGAAAAATTTGATGCTATGATCTGTGTGGCAGAACCAACGCTGAAATCTTTATTGATAGCGAGGAAGCTCATAGAAATGGGGAAGCAGCTCAACATACCACACATAATCCTTGTAATAAATAAAGTTCGCAATTCCATAAAGGCATCCCAGCTTTATGCAAAAGTCTTCTCAGATTCAACACCTTATCATCTCGTAAGCTTCGATGAGAGCGTAATCTATACGGATAATGAAGGAAAAGGTGTTGATGCAATTCCAAAGGATTCTGCGGTGTATAAAGACGTAGAAGCTCTTGCAAAAAGGATATTGAGTATAAAAAAGCGTTCAAAGGTGTTGTAA
- the cooS gene encoding anaerobic carbon-monoxide dehydrogenase catalytic subunit: MVEYIKYKVPSKQVSITPGVGKLVEKAEEDGVKTAWHRFLEQQPQCGFGLLGVCCRNCTMGPCRIDPFGAGPTKGVCGADADTIVARNIVRMIAAGAAGHSDHSRDVVHVFKGVAEGKFKDYKLTDVEKLKELAKILGVKTEGKSENEIALEVAHILEMEFGKQDEEPVRLLMGTAPSKRIKVWKKLGVLPRAIDREICLSMHRTHIGCDADPVSLLLHGVRTALADGWCGSMMATYLSDILFGTPKPIKSLANLGVLKEDMVNIIVHGHNPILSMKIAEIAQSEEMQKLAQQYGAKGINVAGMCCTGNEVLSRMGVQVAGNFLMQELAIITGAVEAVIVDYQCLMPSLVDVASCYHTKIITTEPKARIPGAIHIEFKPERADEIAKEIIKIAIENYKNRVPAKVYIPEHKMELVAGFSVEAILEALGGTLEPLINALKDGTIKGIVGIVGCNNPRVKQNYGHVTLAKELIKRDILVVGTGCWGIAAAMHGLLTPEAAEMAGPGLKAICEALGIPPCLHMGSCVDCSRILLVLSALANALDVDISDLPVAGSAPEWMSEKAVAIGTYFVASGVFTHLGVVPPVLGSQKVTKLLTDDIEDLLGGKFYVEPDPVKAAETIYNVIIEKRKKLKWPV, translated from the coding sequence ATGGTTGAATATATCAAATATAAGGTTCCCTCAAAGCAAGTTTCCATAACCCCCGGTGTTGGGAAACTTGTTGAAAAAGCCGAAGAAGACGGAGTTAAAACTGCCTGGCATAGATTTTTAGAGCAGCAACCGCAGTGTGGATTTGGCCTCTTGGGTGTTTGTTGTAGGAACTGTACTATGGGACCATGTAGGATAGATCCATTCGGTGCTGGGCCTACTAAAGGTGTTTGTGGTGCAGATGCAGACACAATAGTGGCAAGGAACATTGTAAGAATGATAGCCGCTGGTGCTGCTGGTCACAGTGATCATTCAAGAGATGTGGTTCATGTGTTCAAGGGTGTTGCCGAGGGGAAGTTCAAAGATTACAAGCTAACTGATGTTGAAAAACTCAAGGAATTGGCAAAGATTCTAGGCGTAAAAACAGAGGGCAAGAGTGAAAATGAAATTGCACTAGAAGTTGCTCACATTCTTGAGATGGAGTTTGGAAAGCAGGATGAGGAACCTGTGCGATTGCTTATGGGAACAGCACCAAGCAAAAGAATTAAGGTCTGGAAGAAACTTGGAGTCTTACCAAGAGCAATCGATAGGGAAATCTGTTTGAGCATGCACAGAACCCACATCGGATGTGATGCAGACCCGGTTAGCCTTCTACTGCATGGTGTAAGGACTGCCCTGGCAGATGGCTGGTGTGGCTCAATGATGGCTACCTATCTGAGCGACATTCTCTTCGGAACACCAAAGCCAATAAAGTCACTGGCAAACTTGGGAGTCTTGAAGGAGGATATGGTTAACATAATTGTCCATGGTCATAATCCAATTCTCTCTATGAAAATAGCCGAAATTGCTCAGAGTGAAGAGATGCAGAAGCTGGCACAGCAGTACGGGGCAAAGGGAATCAACGTTGCTGGAATGTGCTGTACTGGAAATGAAGTTCTCTCGAGAATGGGAGTTCAGGTTGCTGGAAACTTCTTGATGCAAGAATTGGCGATTATAACAGGTGCAGTTGAGGCAGTGATAGTTGACTATCAGTGTTTAATGCCATCATTAGTCGACGTCGCATCATGTTACCACACTAAAATAATAACAACTGAACCAAAAGCTCGTATTCCAGGGGCAATACATATTGAATTCAAGCCAGAGAGAGCAGACGAGATAGCTAAGGAGATTATCAAGATTGCAATTGAAAACTACAAGAACAGAGTTCCAGCAAAGGTTTACATTCCAGAGCACAAAATGGAGTTGGTCGCCGGATTTAGCGTTGAGGCAATACTTGAAGCCCTTGGTGGAACATTAGAGCCTCTAATAAATGCTCTCAAGGATGGGACAATAAAGGGAATTGTTGGAATAGTTGGATGTAACAATCCTAGGGTCAAACAGAACTACGGTCACGTCACCTTGGCCAAGGAACTTATCAAGAGGGATATTCTGGTCGTGGGAACTGGCTGTTGGGGAATTGCTGCAGCAATGCATGGATTACTAACTCCTGAAGCAGCTGAAATGGCTGGTCCAGGATTAAAAGCGATATGTGAAGCACTTGGAATTCCACCATGTCTCCACATGGGAAGCTGTGTTGACTGTTCAAGAATCCTCTTGGTCCTGAGTGCTCTCGCCAATGCACTTGATGTTGACATTTCAGACTTACCGGTGGCGGGCTCTGCTCCAGAATGGATGAGCGAAAAGGCAGTAGCAATAGGAACTTACTTCGTTGCAAGCGGTGTCTTCACGCACTTGGGCGTTGTCCCACCAGTCCTTGGAAGCCAGAAAGTCACCAAACTACTCACGGATGACATAGAGGATCTCCTAGGAGGAAAGTTCTACGTTGAGCCAGATCCAGTGAAAGCAGCAGAGACAATATACAATGTAATAATTGAGAAGAGGAAGAAGCTTAAGTGGCCTGTTTGA
- a CDS encoding 4Fe-4S dicluster domain-containing protein — MSLLSMNTDLEKPTIYINPEKCTGCRSCEIACAVEHSMSKDLFGAIFEKPTPKPRIKVVVADFFNVPMRCQHCEDAPCERVCPTGAIKKSEEGFVVLNSNKCIGCLMCVMACPFGHPKYEPEYKVVLKCDFCIDRVRAGKEPACVEACPTKALKFGTLEELLDEIRKDRAEQLISGLKIPGLIYMKPVSEEKKEEEKARLMDVYMAYSEVRWY, encoded by the coding sequence ATGTCACTTCTTTCCATGAATACAGATTTAGAGAAACCAACGATTTACATCAACCCAGAAAAATGCACAGGTTGTCGTTCATGTGAAATAGCATGTGCTGTGGAACATTCAATGAGTAAAGACCTCTTTGGAGCAATCTTCGAAAAACCGACACCAAAGCCTAGAATAAAGGTTGTTGTTGCAGATTTCTTCAACGTTCCAATGAGATGCCAGCACTGTGAAGACGCACCATGTGAAAGAGTCTGTCCAACTGGTGCAATTAAAAAGAGCGAAGAGGGATTTGTTGTCTTGAATTCGAATAAGTGCATTGGTTGTCTAATGTGTGTCATGGCGTGTCCATTTGGACATCCCAAGTATGAACCAGAATACAAGGTTGTTCTTAAGTGTGACTTTTGTATTGATAGAGTAAGAGCAGGAAAGGAACCAGCGTGTGTCGAGGCATGTCCAACCAAGGCTTTGAAGTTTGGCACTTTGGAAGAACTTCTGGACGAAATCAGAAAAGATAGAGCAGAGCAGCTCATTTCTGGTTTAAAGATTCCGGGATTGATATACATGAAACCAGTTAGCGAAGAAAAGAAGGAAGAAGAGAAAGCTAGGTTAATGGATGTGTATATGGCTTATTCAGAAGTTAGATGGTATTAG
- a CDS encoding winged helix-turn-helix domain-containing protein — MNMSILAVQPSSKCDSSCLICPWKEKFGCAGVMLPLEALEKLRFYLDDFKFNEGLLLCPNPLLHSKINIIIHEIRELCRKITLFLPVSVSKNLLHRTSLENVDFISLVIPSYRELKTNIQTVKMLLSQGIDNLEAYVLLDSNYDFVNVLSIIDLCKSYGLKITIGPKFYNSPNTDKFIEKVAKKENVEIGLHYGKKYFYNAIKVFIENYPITVLTSTSGEKCRTLYLSPYGNFSKCPHSRFEINYRRITREELRKMLFSPCVISHNTIGLSPRINVYFVAKDGIEILGDILELLELISQVNSFRAACKALGVSPSTYWERIKNLEEKLGVALLISVRGGRKKGITILTDFAKELLREYKHIREKVLVSLYEYK; from the coding sequence ATGAATATGAGCATTTTAGCAGTTCAACCTTCAAGCAAATGCGATAGTAGTTGTCTGATATGCCCTTGGAAAGAGAAATTTGGCTGTGCAGGAGTTATGTTGCCTCTTGAAGCCCTAGAAAAGCTGAGATTCTATCTTGATGACTTCAAATTCAATGAGGGACTATTACTCTGTCCAAATCCTCTTCTTCATTCCAAAATCAATATTATTATTCATGAAATTAGGGAGCTATGTAGAAAAATCACCCTTTTCTTGCCAGTTTCGGTATCTAAAAATCTCCTTCACAGAACATCGCTGGAAAATGTTGATTTCATATCATTGGTTATTCCATCATATAGAGAGTTAAAGACTAATATCCAGACTGTAAAGATGCTCCTGTCTCAAGGAATAGACAACCTTGAGGCATATGTACTTCTTGATTCAAATTACGATTTTGTTAATGTTTTGTCAATTATTGATCTATGCAAAAGTTACGGGTTAAAAATAACAATAGGTCCCAAGTTCTATAATTCTCCCAATACAGATAAATTCATCGAAAAGGTGGCAAAGAAAGAAAACGTCGAAATTGGGCTCCATTATGGTAAGAAGTACTTTTACAATGCCATAAAAGTCTTCATAGAGAATTATCCAATCACAGTTTTGACATCTACGAGTGGAGAAAAGTGCAGAACTTTGTATCTCAGCCCTTATGGGAATTTTTCTAAATGTCCTCATTCAAGATTTGAAATAAATTATAGGAGAATAACACGAGAAGAACTTAGAAAGATGCTCTTTTCTCCTTGTGTTATAAGCCACAATACCATAGGATTATCTCCTCGTATTAATGTCTATTTTGTAGCAAAGGATGGTATTGAGATTCTAGGTGATATTTTGGAACTTTTGGAGCTTATATCTCAAGTTAACTCATTTAGGGCTGCATGTAAAGCTCTGGGAGTTTCTCCATCAACTTACTGGGAAAGAATCAAGAATTTAGAAGAAAAACTAGGAGTAGCACTGTTGATTTCTGTAAGAGGGGGAAGAAAAAAGGGCATAACAATCTTGACTGACTTTGCTAAGGAACTCTTGAGAGAATATAAGCATATTCGGGAAAAAGTTCTTGTTTCTCTATACGAATATAAATGA
- a CDS encoding V4R domain-containing protein, whose translation MKISPEDREYVRTFRMVSYGMLEYSPSLRTLILRGAGYNLARRLIETGEIKDIDDLPKVFLNQKIGLLDIIDESFNRMKVNIYECMSCYKAPLIGRTLCDFEAGLIQGVMEKLIGKNITRELYCWGLGNSFCGFEVIFE comes from the coding sequence ATGAAGATTTCTCCTGAGGATAGAGAATACGTGAGGACATTTAGAATGGTGTCGTATGGTATGCTTGAATACAGTCCCTCTTTAAGAACTTTAATTCTCAGAGGTGCTGGATATAATTTGGCTAGGAGACTTATTGAAACCGGTGAAATCAAAGATATTGATGATCTACCGAAGGTGTTCCTAAATCAGAAAATTGGACTGTTGGATATAATCGATGAGTCCTTTAACAGAATGAAGGTTAACATTTATGAGTGTATGAGCTGCTACAAAGCTCCACTAATTGGGAGAACTTTATGTGACTTTGAAGCAGGTTTGATTCAAGGTGTTATGGAAAAACTTATTGGAAAGAACATAACACGAGAGCTATATTGCTGGGGACTTGGCAATTCCTTCTGTGGATTTGAAGTGATATTTGAGTGA
- the sfsA gene encoding DNA/RNA nuclease SfsA — protein MILLKLPIVKGEFIERINRFVGLVRINGEVKKALITNTGRLEEFMIKGKKCFCIPKQGGKTDFILVAFEDKNSKGAVVDTRTQAKAFGRAVELGLIPWLKDCYIKKKEVKVGDSRLDYLLDCGGEEIWVEMKSAVLRERDYAMYPDCPSLRGQRHIRELIKLREKGKRAMIIFIGALPDVKKFKPYVKGDPDIARLLKEAKAKGVEIKALSIALLPSGDVVLENNNLEVEI, from the coding sequence ATGATACTCCTAAAGCTTCCTATCGTTAAAGGAGAGTTTATTGAGAGGATAAACAGATTTGTCGGATTGGTCAGAATAAATGGTGAAGTCAAAAAAGCTCTTATAACAAACACTGGACGCTTAGAGGAGTTCATGATTAAGGGCAAGAAATGTTTCTGTATTCCAAAACAAGGAGGGAAAACTGACTTTATTTTAGTTGCCTTTGAAGATAAAAATTCGAAGGGGGCAGTAGTTGATACAAGAACTCAAGCAAAAGCATTTGGGAGGGCTGTTGAATTAGGACTAATCCCATGGCTGAAGGACTGTTATATTAAGAAAAAAGAAGTTAAAGTTGGGGATTCCCGATTGGATTACCTTCTAGATTGCGGTGGAGAAGAAATCTGGGTTGAAATGAAAAGTGCTGTGCTTAGAGAAAGAGACTATGCAATGTATCCAGACTGTCCAAGCTTAAGGGGTCAGAGACACATTAGAGAGCTTATAAAACTTCGAGAGAAAGGTAAAAGAGCGATGATCATTTTTATTGGAGCTTTACCAGATGTTAAGAAGTTTAAGCCCTACGTTAAAGGTGATCCAGATATTGCAAGACTTTTAAAAGAAGCGAAAGCTAAAGGTGTTGAGATAAAAGCCTTGAGTATAGCTCTATTGCCCTCAGGAGATGTCGTTCTTGAGAACAATAATCTTGAGGTTGAGATTTAG
- a CDS encoding toprim domain-containing protein, whose product MTIVDVRILVEGASDVEVVSKALQGLALGSEYNITISSIIPTTNLEIAKSAAAGADLLIIATDADRVGRELADRLFRELSELVGHVERMKIPLGHDLEHIDVELVRKELKNTLVRAGLKSLQILPEYMALRNQLLDLKGKYDMLEQEKQNLENQLQELEQKYEELMQEYQRLKDENENLKILLDRRSNLVKIEDAWKQIFPGEEVPSEEIIGKAVEKLGLQGRVIVGQGYIYAEEEKLIEEILKIVYLSMTISKPEEEGIKEVEKVEEEEKLEEAEVFEERIEEL is encoded by the coding sequence ATGACAATTGTAGATGTTAGAATTTTAGTTGAAGGTGCGAGCGACGTTGAAGTTGTTAGTAAAGCCCTGCAAGGTCTTGCTTTGGGAAGTGAATACAACATAACAATTTCCTCAATAATTCCAACGACAAACTTGGAGATCGCAAAAAGCGCAGCAGCTGGAGCAGATTTGCTGATAATAGCAACTGATGCTGATAGAGTTGGAAGAGAACTTGCCGACAGACTTTTCAGAGAGCTCAGCGAATTGGTAGGACACGTTGAGAGAATGAAAATCCCACTAGGGCACGACTTAGAGCACATAGATGTCGAGCTTGTGAGAAAAGAGCTCAAAAATACTCTCGTTAGAGCAGGATTGAAGAGTCTGCAAATTCTCCCAGAATACATGGCTCTTAGAAATCAGTTGCTCGACTTAAAAGGAAAATACGATATGCTTGAGCAAGAGAAACAGAACCTCGAAAATCAGTTACAAGAACTTGAGCAGAAATACGAAGAGCTCATGCAAGAATACCAGAGATTAAAGGATGAAAATGAAAATCTAAAGATACTGCTCGACAGGAGAAGCAATTTGGTAAAAATTGAAGATGCATGGAAGCAGATTTTTCCAGGAGAGGAAGTTCCAAGCGAAGAAATCATAGGGAAAGCCGTTGAAAAGCTTGGATTACAAGGCAGAGTAATCGTTGGACAAGGATACATCTACGCAGAAGAGGAAAAGCTTATTGAAGAGATTTTGAAGATTGTATACCTCAGCATGACAATCTCGAAGCCAGAAGAGGAAGGAATAAAGGAAGTTGAAAAAGTGGAGGAAGAAGAAAAACTTGAAGAAGCTGAGGTCTTCGAGGAAAGAATAGAGGAGCTTTAG
- the xerA gene encoding site-specific tyrosine recombinase/integron integrase: protein MDIEEFEMYLELEGKSQNTVRMYSYYVRKFLEEGNDLNARSALRFLAKLKKSGYSNKSLNLVVQALKAYFRFEGLDGEAERLKSPKVPKSLPKSLTKEEVKKLLSVIPPTRKRDRLIVLLLYGSGLRVSELCNLKIEDVDFNQSLIIVRGGKGAKDRIVPIPKALLKEIEDYLKMRSDNSEYLLVEERRSKKDRISPKTVWYLLDKYGKKAGIKVTPHMLRHSFATHMLESGIDIRVIQEILGHSNLSTTQIYTKVTVEHLKKAQEKAKLIESLIE, encoded by the coding sequence ATGGACATTGAAGAATTTGAAATGTATCTCGAATTGGAAGGCAAAAGCCAGAATACAGTTAGAATGTACTCCTATTATGTGAGAAAGTTCTTAGAAGAAGGAAATGATTTAAATGCTCGCTCTGCTCTTCGTTTCTTAGCAAAGCTTAAGAAAAGTGGATATTCCAATAAAAGCCTAAATCTGGTTGTTCAAGCATTAAAAGCTTATTTCAGATTTGAGGGACTTGATGGAGAGGCAGAAAGACTCAAGTCTCCAAAAGTCCCCAAAAGTTTGCCAAAAAGTCTGACAAAAGAAGAAGTAAAGAAACTTTTGAGTGTAATTCCACCAACGAGGAAGAGAGATAGGCTTATTGTATTACTACTCTACGGTTCAGGGCTTAGAGTTAGCGAGCTCTGCAATCTGAAAATTGAAGATGTTGACTTTAATCAATCTCTAATCATCGTCAGAGGTGGAAAAGGGGCAAAAGACAGAATCGTACCTATTCCAAAAGCTCTTTTAAAAGAGATTGAAGATTACCTAAAAATGAGAAGTGACAACAGTGAATACCTGCTCGTTGAAGAAAGAAGGAGCAAAAAAGATAGAATCTCTCCAAAGACCGTATGGTATCTCCTCGATAAATACGGAAAAAAAGCTGGGATTAAAGTTACACCGCATATGCTCAGACACAGCTTCGCAACACATATGCTTGAAAGCGGGATTGACATAAGGGTTATCCAAGAAATCTTAGGACACTCCAATCTTTCAACAACCCAAATCTATACTAAAGTCACTGTTGAGCACTTAAAGAAAGCCCAAGAAAAAGCAAAGCTGATTGAAAGTTTGATAGAATAG